A genomic window from bacterium includes:
- a CDS encoding glycosyltransferase family 4 protein: MRIALLTYRGNMFCGGQGIYAAYLAREWKRAGHDVHVFAGPPFPDLEEGIPLHEIPNDNVFGNTTEEAFDPERPFSLLKPLSLWELGVSRFGVFPEMQTFGFRLMRRWREIQKRYRFDVVFDNQCLSWGLLGIQAMGVPVVSVIHHPLHIDREADFTIDPSLRKRVERTLYFPLTMQQFVAPRLSKIVTVSQASREAIEKYFKISQKNVSVVYNGTDTDIFHPIDKPKEADLLFVGRTEDRKKGIGTMFEALSMLPEHVTLKIVDGRIPSHGLVPRLTKQYGLKDRIQIIDRMLTVPELVEQYSTAKVALVPSFFEGFGFPASEAMACGLSVIANAAGALPEVVGTDGHAGRLVPQRDAPAMADAMWQILRDPDETERMGRAARARVEKLFQWDQAAAEMVGVFEEVIHASRSGARRGASHAADRRSRAA; the protein is encoded by the coding sequence ATGCGCATCGCTCTCCTCACCTACCGCGGCAACATGTTCTGCGGCGGCCAGGGCATCTACGCGGCCTACCTCGCGCGCGAGTGGAAGCGCGCCGGCCACGACGTCCACGTCTTCGCCGGCCCGCCCTTCCCGGATCTCGAGGAAGGCATTCCGCTCCACGAGATCCCGAACGACAATGTCTTCGGGAACACGACGGAAGAGGCCTTCGACCCCGAGCGGCCCTTCTCGCTCCTCAAGCCGCTCTCGCTCTGGGAGCTCGGCGTGTCGCGCTTCGGCGTCTTCCCCGAGATGCAGACCTTCGGCTTCCGCCTGATGCGGCGCTGGCGGGAGATCCAGAAGCGCTATCGCTTCGACGTCGTCTTCGACAACCAGTGCCTGTCCTGGGGCCTGCTCGGGATCCAGGCGATGGGCGTCCCGGTCGTCTCGGTCATCCACCACCCGCTCCACATCGACCGCGAAGCCGACTTCACGATCGACCCCTCTCTCCGCAAGCGGGTCGAACGAACCCTCTACTTCCCGCTGACGATGCAGCAATTCGTCGCCCCGCGACTCTCGAAGATCGTCACGGTCTCGCAGGCTTCCCGCGAAGCCATCGAGAAGTACTTCAAGATCTCGCAGAAGAACGTCTCGGTCGTCTACAACGGAACCGACACGGACATCTTCCACCCGATCGACAAGCCCAAGGAGGCGGACCTGCTCTTCGTGGGCCGGACCGAGGACCGAAAGAAGGGCATCGGCACGATGTTCGAGGCGCTCTCGATGCTGCCCGAGCACGTGACGCTCAAGATCGTCGACGGTCGGATCCCGTCCCACGGCCTCGTCCCGCGACTCACGAAGCAGTACGGGCTGAAGGACCGCATCCAGATCATCGACCGGATGCTGACCGTGCCCGAGCTCGTCGAGCAGTACTCGACGGCGAAGGTCGCCCTCGTCCCGTCCTTCTTCGAGGGCTTCGGCTTCCCGGCCAGCGAGGCGATGGCGTGTGGCCTGTCCGTGATCGCGAACGCCGCCGGCGCGCTTCCGGAGGTCGTCGGGACCGACGGCCATGCCGGTCGCCTCGTGCCCCAGCGCGACGCGCCCGCGATGGCCGACGCGATGTGGCAGATCCTTCGCGACCCCGACGAGACCGAACGCATGGGCCGGGCCGCCCGTGCGCGCGTCGAGAAGCTCTTCCAGTGGGACCAGGCCGCCGCCGAGATGGTCGGCGTCTTCGAGGAGGTGATCCACGCTTCGCGAAGCGGAGCCAGACGAGGGGCGAGCCATGCTGCTGACCGTCGATCTCGAGCGGCTTGA